Within Gasterosteus aculeatus chromosome Y, fGasAcu3.hap1.1, whole genome shotgun sequence, the genomic segment ccccgaaaatggacctccgctcatcctcctgggtgacttcaacatccagacggagaagtcatctgacctcttacacctactttcttccttcgctctgtcactcagtccctctcctcctactcacaaagccggcaatcaccttgactacatctttactagaaactgctctaccactaacctctctgtaactccacttcatgtgtctgatcacttcttcatctcttactcccttccactctctataactaacaaacctccctcattgactaactctataccggctcgtcgcaatattcgctccctctctccctcctcgctggcatcctctgttctatcagctctcccttcaactgattccttcacactcttgcatccgaacgctgctgcagagactctcctctcaactctttcctcctctctagactctctctgccctcttacgacacgacggactggcaaatcccctccggctccgtggctgtctcaaccggtccgtgccatgagagccaccatgcgagcatcggaaaggagatggcgtaaatataaacgacctgacgacctgcttaaatttcaatctctcctctcctcgttttctgcttctatctctgctgccaaaagcgctttctaccaatccaaaatcgaatcgtcattttctaaccccaaaaaactcttctcgatcttccccaatctcctcgaaccccctacccctcctcccccctccacccttcttccgggagactttgtcaactacttcaccaagaaaatagctgacatacgctcctccttctcaaacccacctcctacttctcgcgtcgcaccgacctcacctctttcgccctcactttcctctttcactgcCCTCTCTCccaaccaaattcttaccctagtaacctctgcccgtccgaccacctgccctcttgaccccattccatcacatcttctacaatctatcgcacctgaccttcttccgttcctcacctgtctcatcaacaacgctctgttatctggctgttttcccaattctctgtaGGAGGCacgagtcaaccccctcctgaagaaacctaccctcaacccttctgaagaaaacaactacagaccggtcactctcccttctctcgtcctatctcgacggccgcacctaccgggtaacctggcgaggatctgtgtcggaaccttgtcctcttactactggagttcctcagggttccgtgctgggtcccctcctgttttcgctttacaccaactctcttggcgctgtcattcgctcgcatggcttctcttaccacagctaagccgatgacacccaactaattctctccttccctcactcggacacccaggtggtggctcggatctctgcctgtctaactgacatctctcagtggatgtcatttagcggacgcttttatccaaagcgacgtacaataagtgcattcaaccatagggtacaaactcaggagaacaagaaacaagaaagtgcaatttcctcaaataagccaatttacagttagctatagatgagtgacgttacaagtacaatttaagtgctataatttgttagtctttagtcgaggtagagtctgaagaggtgtgtctttagtttgcggcggaagatgtgaaggctctctgcggtcctggtgtcttcagagagctcgttccaccatttcggcgcaaggacagcaaagagtcgagatctagtcgagtgttttgctctcagttagggagggacgagtagttgcccatcatgcccaaagacatccagctggcccgccGTATCAGCGGGGAGCGAGCTTGAAAAGTCATTTGAAAAAGGGACCGGTGATACATTAAATACCTCAAATACTGGCCAAGGTGTGAGAAGACCAGGCAAGGTGTCCTGCAGCCCATGCTGAGAAACATCTTGTCGTGTTCAAGAAGGTTTATGTCATTGCTTATGAGGATTATCTTTACAGATGGCAACAAGACGTTGGGACCGTTGTAATCTGTGACTTTCCAATTTTTAATTTTGACTTATTCTTTATCTTCAGAGCGGAACAAGTATTCAAGAACATGTTGATGCAATCAAATGCACCACTCAACCGTATCTTCTAGCTGttgggatgaagaggagcaccATCCATGAGTTCTTCATTATTCTGGACAAGCAGGTCATACTTTGCAAGTCAACCAGTACCCTAGGAGCTTTTGACGAACTCTTTAAAGCACACTTTGTATTTGGTACCATGTACAACCAGATGCTCCACAACATGTAGACCTTCATTCAGACAACCATTTACAACATAGATTTTGGTCAAGTCCAGGAGTTTtatcacacacatatgcaccaGATCAGACATCgttcatttaatgttttccaCTTCACgacagccttttctttttttttaaacccgagCACCGGGAGAAAACCACTTAGAGGAACACAAGGGCGTCTACCTCCTGACGCCAAACCCActccctgtctcctccaccactttcataaaaaaacccgagcaccgggagaaaaaaacacatagaagTCTACctcctaccaccacctcctaccaccacctcctccttctcaccatctttttttaaaaacccgaGCACCGGGAGAAAACCATATAGAGAAACACAAGGGCGTCTACCTCCTGACGCCAAACCCActccctgtctcctccaccatttttaaaaaaaaacccgagcaccgggagaaaaaaacacatagagGCAGATACTCCGTCTACccgctaccaccacctcctaccaccacctcctccttctcaccatctttttttaaaaacccgaGTACCGGGAGAAAAACAGAGGCAGAGAAACTACCTCCTGAAGGGCCTGTGGAAAAATCCACCGCCAGaagccttcctcctcatctttgcCATCTCTGTGGCTCTGTCTTCCATCCTCCTCCCAAAGAATCCTAGGATTCTTTTCTTCATTCGGAGGCAAATATCCTCCAGGAGCCTCTGATCCTCGACCAGAAGGTTCTTATCCTCCTCCAGGACCATCTTTTCCTGCTCCAGGACCATCTTTTCCTGCTCCAGGacaatcttttcttcctccagaacCCATTTTTCCTGCCCCAGGacaatcttttcttcctccagagcCCATTTTTCCTGGGCCAGGAccattttttctccctccagaaCCCTCTTTTCCTGGCCCAGGAGCATCTTTGCCTCATCAAGAACCACGTTTTCCGCCGCTAGAACCCTATTTTTCTGCTCCAGGATCTTCTTatcttcctccagctgctttgTCTTGGCCTGCTCAGCGTGGAGGGCAATAAGCAGGTTCTTGTGTTCTCCCATGAGAATCTCGTACTCTTCCTTACATTTTGTCTGGTCCTGGAAGAGTTTGGCTGTCTTCTCTGCGAAGTGGACCTCAAGCTCCTTACTAACCAGAAGCGGAATGTTTGCCTCATGATCTTTAAACATTTCCTTGAGACTCTCCTTCAGACCAGAGATTTCTGACCCTGGACTCTTGATGGTCTGTTCAGCCAtggccatctgctgctgctcagatATGGcgatttctttctgtttatcCATGGCAATCTCTTCCTGCAGACTTCTCACCCTTGGCTTGGAAGGTCCTGGCTCATCTTCCTTTTTGTTGGCACGAGGCTTCTTCCAAAAAGCCATTGCACTGGAAAATGCTCTCCCTGTAGAAGTCTGGGGCATTTCTTTAGTACTTTTCTCCAGTTTGACCATTGTATTTCAATTTGGTGTGGAGTGCCTCTCTGGTGCAGCCTTATCTCTTGCTGTCTGGTCTCCAACTGACTGTTACCTTGTACCTTAGAAAGATGTGAGCTCtgtgccagccaatcagatggCGTTGATGTCATTGACATCATCATCTCCATGGTTACGCCTGCTGGCTCAGATCTTCTGGTCAGTGACAATtccgatgatgtcacagagggAGTGACAGcatcaactttttctttttttttaatgtttaatgttttaagtttattgattttattgtttagtttgaatgtaaattcttattttttaactaatttaattaaatgacaATTTTTGATTTTATAGTTAAGGGCTTAGTTTTCTGGGTTATAAGTTTTTAGTTTgctgattttttatttcagcaacacAGTCTGCTTTCAACAACTATAGTGCCATAAGACAAGCTAACGAATCTCAGAACTTGAAACgataaattgtttttaattttcagagCACATATGAATAATTTGACCAATGTAACCAAACCCTTTTGTTTGGATCTAGAATGTACCCAGTTATTAAATGTTTGTGCAGATGGCCGAAGAGTTTACCAGGTCTCACCTGACTCACCACCAGacggtgatcagttgacagctcttcccctctctttaGAGGGGCAGAGCTGCATTTGCAGTTGACGATCGCCgtaaaacatcattaaaaaaacccacaaaagaTATTCGGTCCATTGATACAAATTTCCCACTACCTTGGTTTGTTAAGCTTAGTTTTCCTTCCCTGTAGGGTTTGTATAATCAAAATATGCATTTACTCATTCATATTAATGCTTGGCAAGAGTGGACACCTAGGTTGAGATGGTCCcttgtattttacacacactATGAAAATGTTATGATTTCCTACTTCATTTACACACTTGTTataattcatctttattttgaGTGATAATTTGTTGTGTTGTATGTCGCGTTGCAAAAGGCTCAGCTCTGCACAGACTTAATTGATGAACCTCAAGAGACACCATCGTAAAACCAACCCTTTTTTATTAACCTCACACGTTAACGTAACTAGTCGACAACATCTGATAATTGTTCTACTTCAATCGCTAAAGGACAGACAGAACATTTAATAATATCTGAGATTTTTGGCATGTCTTATAGTAATAGTAGTCAACGATGTTACACAGTAAATAGTAATTAATGatattacacagtgaatagttaCTACGTGTCCGCAGGGCAACAGCCAATCAGCTCCACTTGGCGTCAGCTTTGTTCCATCTGCTGAAAACAGTCTATTTAACGTAAATTCAAATAAGCTCAAGTCAATGACTGGCAGTAGAGAGGAATTTAATCTCAAACTATATGGTTCatattatcaggaatcaggaacatttattaccaaattaTATCagacatgcaaggaatttgacttggtggttggtgcacaACATAGGAGAATAAGACAATGATAACAAGACAACGTGgtgcaagaggaatttaaattaaaaaataaagttttaaaaagttagAAATAAGGTGCACCAGCAAATAGAACgtcacaagtgtgtgtttgcatgtggggtctgaagggagtgaccggtgggatgtcagagtcagtcagtgggggaccggctctgttgatgagcccgactgccgatgggaagaaactgttggtgtggcgggaggtcttagtcttgatggacctcagcctcctgccagatggaagagacacaaacaggTTCTGTCCGCGGTGAGAGGGGTCGGTTAAgctctttttagctcgcttcagggtcctggacgTAGGGATGTGCGGTATGGtatagcttgttgtggctgctagtgttgccaccagaggctttGCAagaaatcgttttctgatctaacttacgTCGGGTTTTCCAAAAGagcctccaaacagacacagctcctctcttgggcacaagttgcgttggtgcatctctggtctctccttgTTTCTCCTTTATCGCTCTGAAGGCTTCATCTCGACTATTAGGCcttcagacatccaggcgacctgaaataagactaagtatcttttctttaaaccaagcaaGTCTGCTAAATGTGTTGTTGATTCTACTGTTTTAAGATAACTTGATTGCTAGCTTGCTTTAGCTCTTGCCGTTTCTTAGTGCCAGTGAAGCAAAagagacttgaatccttaaactatggcggcaaatcactgtcaaaattcgagagcccaaatcaggttgatgctcacgcgtaaatcaaacatccgtgagcaaatctccgtctcgcgctcgaaggtgttttctgctgttgttctttttgacagtaagggggcggagacagtcaccatggtctctacatttaattggtaacaaaccccgtctttggattggctggagttcacagaactatagaagcccatttccgccctgaagaaaggggataaaaggtctaaattatgagataaaacgttgtcaaaacacaaacgacacctctctaatcgtagtggaccgtagatgacaaccagctacaaccatcatttaatTAATGCATTTTAGTGTTGACTCTTATCCAATGGTTTCCATCCTGTTAACGGTAATTTTAATAACAATTTACATTCTTATTTATTAATGGTGTCATACATTTCTATTGTAAATCCGTTGCTTTTAATGTCACTTTCAAGTAAAAAGTTTATAaagtttatattatatataaattaacCCAATATATTGGATCACACTTAATAAGAATACACTGAATAAATACTATTTAGATATGCTGCGTATTTATATCTAATATACAATAgggagaataataataataacccaaATAGGTAAAACCCCAAAACTCTCAAAAGACAGAGTGGACATGTCATCGGTGGGATTTAACGTCTATGACAAATGGCTTAAATATTTAGCTAATTTACTATGCagaaatttgtttgttttttattaaacagagaaaagatataatcaaatattttttttctccattaccTCTGCTGAACTCGCTTCTGTTCTgtcctcaaagaaaaaaaatgtatttagaaaaacagttattttgcCATCACGACTTAAACAAGTTCTTTGAGATACATTTGGGTTACTGAATTTTCTAACTGTAGGTGAAGTCAAAGTACGCAATTTAGAGCGTTCACTAGAACACACGATTACATAAAAACCATACGAACTTTTTTTTGAATAGTATATAGTTGTAACATACATTCCTAGATGTCTACCCAGTGAtattaaaagtaataaatatgGATGTAGTTGCAGCCTGATTAAATGTGTCTCCATGTGTTCTGACACCAATCCTGGTTTTCTCTTGTCTTTGCAGCCCAGCTAGTATAACAAATGTCACCTGCGTCGTTCTGCTTTGAAAACTTTACAGGAAGGGTGCCGGACAAACAAATCGCCTCCTTCATGGAGACCCACAGCAGCTGTGGTGTAAAGGCATTTGTGTATGTTGGACATTGGTTTCTGTTACTCGAGCTCACCACAACAGTGAATAATGATCACATTTCAAGGAAGAATGTATGACTGTTTCCatggatttctttgttttttttgcacaactGCCATAGGGAGGCAGATTTGCGTGAACCACTATGTGAACTGGGCTCAGGATGCCTCCAAGCAGCAGCAAGTCACCGAGGGCTAGTGCTCGTCCTCCTGATGCTCGTCCTCCCGATGCTCGTCCTCCCGATGCTCGTCCTCCTGATGCTCGTCCTCGTCCAATCACTCTGCAGCTTACTTTCAAACACCCGTTAACCATTTGACCCATTAACCCTTGTTTTACGTTATTCTTCATATTACCATTTTGCAAAATGtaagtatataaataaatatctgtttGGCTGTTGCTTAGTCAAGCTTGAGAAGGGCCACAGCATGGTGACATTTCAGGGCTCAACCTGAAACTAACAATACAGCTCAAAGATGTCAGATAGCTAGATAATCTTCCAATACTTCACAAATCAAGTTGATTTGCTCTTATTTTGCTGAATGAATTTGCAGTGTAACACCCAGTTTAAAAACATTGTACTTGATAATGACAACGACCAACATCCTTATGATTCAAAACCAAAGCATATTGTCTTTCTCGTGCCATGTTTCTAACTGTATAGATCAAATTGAACCAGTTTAAGGATAAGAATCAGATTCAACTCCACCATATGTTTGAGGTAATATCAAACTGGATTCCCAGATATTAGAAGCCAtcgtaaaacaaatgaaatggagGTAATACACTGTTATCTGGGTCTCCACTTCCACCAAGTGGTGGGGTGATAGATTTGCCCGTATTTATCTTACTACTAGAGGGCTCTctagtgtcacgcattgagagagacagtcactcatttcgctctttcaacaaaaaaggaaggaaatccGCCCCGCAGCGGACAGTTTGAAATAGATTTCCACCAATGAGCATTGCAGACTCTCTTGtggaggcgcggctgagctccaggaggagtcctccaccaatcaggagccGAGGTCTGAACCTGCGTCACCGCTCCACAGCCGGTCCCCGCTTAAATAGCAGCGCGTCTCCTCCCGACCTGCATACTTCTTCCGACCAGAGATACCAGTGAATCATGGCACGAACCAAGCAGACCGCCCGTAAGTCCACCGGAGGCAAAGCCCCAAGGAAGCAGCTGGCCACCAAGGCCGCCCGTAAGAGCGCCCCGGCCACCGGCGGCGTGAAGAAGCCTCACCGTTACAGGCCCGGTACCGTGGCCCTGAGGGAGATCCGTCGCTACCAGAAGTCCACGGAGCTGCTAATCcgcaagctgcccttccagcgtctggtgagagaaatcgctcaggacttcaagaccgacctgcgcttccagagctccgctgttatggctctgcaggagtccagcgaggcttacctggtgggcctgttcgaggacaccaacctgtgcgccatccacgccaagagggtcaccatcatgcccaaagacatccagctggcccgtcgcATCCGCGGGGAGCGAGCTTGAAAAGTCTGCTCCTACTAACAccacaacggctcttttaagagccacctcactCTCTGTAAAGAACTCATTCCTTAACGTGACCATAATCAATTCATGATAATAGTGACAATAGTCACTATTGATTAGATTTTGGTAAATTGTCTCAGTCAAGACACAGTGCAAAGTGACATGTGATTAAACACATTGTACAATAAGTTGTATGTATTCTGGCGAAGAAGACCGTTGTctgatttacattacatttacattgatTGATTTACATTAACGTTACTACAGTGAACCAGTTGACAAATCATCAGACCGAATAAGAATAAACATAATTCCAAATGAATATCTGCTGATGGATTTGAGTTAAATCAAGATCATCATcgatattttattcaaaagcaatTTTGAAAACTTGCCGTTCACAAAATTCACAAAAGTCTACTCAGATATTGATCTTTACAGCATTTATTtggtcctgcagaagacaacaaaacacagacattcgttcagcaggaggcgctgcagaaCCACGTTATAGCCCCGCCTTCGTCTTCCATCACGTCCTCAGACTGGCTTTAAATATCTGTGAACTGACTCGTGTTCATCATCTTTGTACCAAACCGACCAGTGAACATGAGcggaagagggaagggaggaaaaggactcggcaaaggaggcgccaagcgtcaccgtaaagtcctccgtgatAACATCCAGGGAATCACCAAGCCCGCcatccgccgtctggctcgccgcggcggagtgaaacgcatctccggtctgatctacgaggagacccgcggtgtgctgaaggtcttcctggagaacgtgatccgcgatgccgtcacctacaccgagcacgccaagaggaagacggtgaccgccatggatgtggtctatgccctgaagagacagggacgcaccctGTACGGCTTCGGAGGATAAACCCCGACTTCTGTTACCAACACACAAACGGTCCTTTTAAGGGCCACCCACGTTCTCTATAAACGGCTGACTTCCTTGTAAATAACCAGTGACCAGAACGCTATGATCAAATTGTTACCACGTGTCCATATGAATACAATACCAACGTACTTGTACAATGAGCACATCACTGGCAGCTGACCAATGATCTTGTCCTGACATAACCTGCTTGCCCTACAtatttcaagatttaaagtttaagagagtgagtactaaattgaaccacatgtcattaacataccttaatctttgctcctcctgagtttctcccgcggttgtcaGTTTGAAAATCTTCCGTTGCCAACTTtgggactctttggggtaaagaGGTTTACGGATGCGCTCTTTAGCGCCAtctatcgtcggggagtttaaaaaggaatgaacgcgactctttggggtaaagaGGTTTACGGATGCGCTCTTTAGCGCCAtctatcgtcggggagtttaaaaaggaatgaacgcgactctttggggtaaagaGGTTTACGGATTCGCTCTTTAGCGCCAtctatcgtcggggagtttaaaaaggaatgaacgcgtgtggcgtgagtgtgtgtgtgaaaactatggaatgccgttttagtcaaaaatgaataaatacataaataaatgaataaatacatgaaatatccacttttcatttcatggtacttttatttcataatgccacttttcatttccacagtcttttatttcataatgccacttttcatttcatggtacctttatttcacaatgccacttttcatttccagagtcttttatttttaatgccgttttacatttgcagagacttttatttcataatgccgttttacatttccagagacttatttcataatgccgttttacatttcacattcttatatgcaaatcagggggcgtggctacatctaacattcagaacagacaacagagccgtgtgcaaacaAAGGCTGGCAGTGAAAGGGCTGTGAAAGTAGCAAATAAGGTACTGGTTCATTCATGTCTGAGAAAAGTATCTCAGACTTATTGAGAGCGGCTGCCAACCGCCTCGATGGGATggaaaccaccaccaccacctacaATCAAACACCACCTAGAGCTGCCGAAGTGGGAACCGCAAGCACAAGAACCCCTGTCCAAGGTAACGTTAAACAAAGTCGAAGTTAAAGGGTGAAAGTAGCTAACACAATTAACATTAGCGTTAGCCTAGCTAGTTTAATGTCCATGGATATTCAGTATAGAAGTATTGTACTAAGTAAAATGTGGGTGTGGTTGACACATTTCAATTATAAATATAAGGGTATGTTAGAAGAAGAGAATAGAAACACGTCCAAAACATTGTGGTATCATTAACATAGCGAGCTAACGTTACTTCAACCAGCTAGCTATTACCATTTTCACGAGTGACGCCGAGATTGCTTGTGTTTCCCCGGCACAGTTTAACGGCAGGTGAAAGTGGTACTGTCAGAAAAAACAGTAAAGTCATTTTATACAACGTTATGCTATTAGCTTGCGCTAAGGATTTTCCCAGTAATATTAATGATATCCAAGACACTTTCAGCAAGCTCATTTGCGGCTGCATAGTAAACGTCACGTTACTCGGCCTGTTTAAATCAAgtaactttgtgtgttttttctacgTGTCTGTATGACGTTATAGACTATTTAAAACGGGTCAGAACCCCTCAGGCTGATAACGGTACAGATCCACTTTTGCCTGAAATAAATCTGACGTCTATTTTTCACGCGAGACGCGAGCGTTTCCAGGCAAAATAGAATAGGAAAATATGCTTTATGTCATTtagacacaaatacatattaATAAATCACATATTGATGTTTGAAAGTCTAGGTTTTGATATAACATTGTTACAGTATGAGTTGCAAACGCTGATCTCACAACCAAAGATAAACTAATGTTAGCGTTACACGAAATTTCTAGCAGTGGGGAAAGAAGTATTCAGATCCTGCAATATTACTGCAGTAAAGGTGCTAATTCTACACTGTGATACTTCTCCAAAAGTAAAGCATTTATTCAAGCATTACTTGAATAAAAGTTTGCAAGTATCATCAGCTAATGTTAAATAGGCAGCTAAAAGCATTgcttgtacatttaaatgttcccAGTTAGTGTTATCTTATCTAATATCTAATATTTCGGGATGAATATTCTTGCTGCATTCATGTGTATTTTGCATTTATAAAATAAGATGTTTAAGGTTGTGCTTATGTTAACTTCTGTACATACTGTTGGGTAATTTTGTGTATAGCAAAGCATCATGTTCTATAAGATCATCatatattaaatgaaaaagctttgtctttgtgtgcctaGCATGCTACTGTATTTACAGACTGTCTCCTTAAtcctatgttttctttttcacatttttaagcTGAAGTGGTGATACTTTTTGCTCCTTACAGTGATAGGCCAGCAAGACCTACAACATGAATGGCACCTCCAGCTAAAAGATTGTGTTGGACGACGTTTACGCACAATTTCTTTTGCCTGAATGGCCATATGGGGGACCAAGTTCCtgcaaaaaatgccaaaatggaATTAACAGCTGCTGGACTGGGAGAGAAACGGATTGTGTTTCATCAGGCAGTTAAAGGGTAACTACCATTTTTTTCCAACCTATACCCTATGTTcctatgtgtttgtgtctaatgGGAACAACAATCTTTGACATTGGTCCAGTTGTATTTACCCTCACAAAAGTGCTTGTATTCCCATTGACATGTTCAGATTAGTATTCTAAGTCTCTGacaacatcatgaaaaggattctTAAGAAGGTTGACCTTTCTGTTAAAGAGTAGGATCCTTTTTTGTCAGACATTTACAATATCAATCTGAGTCTGTCAGCGGCAAAACAAGCACTTTTGTGAAGGTAAATACAAAGTGGACAATTGTCCTATTAACTTGCATTGTAGCTTGTTTCTCCGCTGCTGACTGCAGCCATCTTGCTTAATACTGTACCAATGTCAAAGATTGTTGTTCCTATCAGGCACTTAGACACAAAACATGGGGAATAGGGTTGAAAAAAACGGTACcctttaacattgttttgagaatttatgaatatgaatgttaaaataatagctattttcttctcttcccccttttctaTTATGTGTGTGGTATGTAGTAAGAGAGGAAGATCATAAAAGTTTCTGTGACAAAATTGAGGAAGTCTTTCCACAGTTACAAACAGGGGGGGTTTCAACTACTCAGGATTTCAGGGACAACACGGAGCAGAGATTTAACCCCAATCCCAAACCTAGATGAAGGATACACTGTCCGATACCTCTCCAATCCTGCAACTGGCATTGGATAGGCCATGATTTACATCAGGCCATTGCAAAATCGtattttttgtgaatgtgtAAGTATGTCATTGGATTTAGGGCTGATGTTCTCTGGTCAgttgattgatttgtttttcaatcCGCTCCGAATTTCATCCCAGCCTAaaacttgaaaaagaaaaatttcAGCTTAGGTTGATTGATGTGATACGGAATACCTGCAGAGGTAACAATGTAGGCACAAGGTATTGTACTTGGCCTGGCCCTTGCTCTGGATGAAGGGAGGGCTGAAGCATGTAGGGTGAGATTTTAGGTTGAGCATCATTTAACTGTCAGCTACCAGAA encodes:
- the LOC120812604 gene encoding histone H3, which encodes MARTKQTARKSTGGKAPRKQLATKAARKSAPATGGVKKPHRYRPGTVALREIRRYQKSTELLIRKLPFQRLVREIAQDFKTDLRFQSSAVMALQESSEAYLVGLFEDTNLCAIHAKRVTIMPKDIQLARRIRGERA